The following proteins are encoded in a genomic region of Desulfosporosinus youngiae DSM 17734:
- a CDS encoding phosphate ABC transporter substrate-binding protein, protein MNKRILTALLLAAALVVSLVGCSSQTGGSKPVEDAKTQFKSEMKFYGSTTLAPVISQLSTSFNEHYVTWDKVDSKFDKKDIAIYVSGAGSSAGVKSIIDGVSDFGMVSRKVTDEEKAKIEGYQEFKLGMDALTISVNPKNQLTKLKDSLTTEEIKKIFAGEFKTWNDVDPSLPKTEIVVVTRDIGGGAHEVFQKAIMGDTKVRADVIQAPSMGALVTKIIENENAIGYASYGMVNQNKGKLVPFKVDGIESTSENILNGTYKVSRPLIVLRKGDMLPQEKAFMDYVVSDEGMDVIEKLGFVPNK, encoded by the coding sequence ATGAATAAGAGAATTTTGACAGCACTACTTTTGGCCGCAGCCCTGGTTGTTAGTTTAGTTGGATGTTCCAGCCAAACGGGAGGTTCAAAACCTGTTGAGGATGCAAAGACTCAATTCAAATCAGAAATGAAGTTTTATGGTTCCACAACGTTAGCTCCTGTCATATCGCAATTGTCGACAAGCTTTAATGAGCACTATGTGACTTGGGATAAAGTTGATAGCAAATTTGATAAAAAGGATATCGCAATCTATGTATCCGGAGCTGGCTCCAGTGCAGGTGTTAAATCAATCATTGATGGTGTTAGTGATTTTGGTATGGTTTCCAGAAAGGTAACAGATGAAGAAAAAGCCAAAATTGAAGGGTATCAGGAATTCAAGCTAGGTATGGATGCCTTAACTATTTCCGTGAACCCTAAGAATCAGCTTACAAAACTAAAAGACTCACTAACGACGGAAGAGATAAAGAAAATTTTCGCTGGAGAATTTAAGACTTGGAATGATGTTGATCCTTCTTTACCAAAAACAGAAATTGTTGTTGTAACTCGTGATATCGGGGGTGGTGCTCATGAGGTTTTTCAAAAAGCGATTATGGGAGACACCAAGGTTCGTGCGGATGTGATTCAAGCCCCATCTATGGGAGCATTGGTCACAAAAATTATCGAGAATGAAAATGCAATAGGCTATGCTTCCTATGGTATGGTCAATCAAAATAAAGGGAAACTTGTTCCCTTTAAAGTTGATGGGATAGAGTCAACGTCAGAGAATATTTTAAATGGAACCTACAAAGTATCCCGGCCTCTGATTGTACTTAGAAAAGGAGATATGTTGCCTCAAGAAAAAGCGTTTATGGACTATGTTGTCTCAGACGAAGGAATGGATGTAATCGAGAAATTAGGATTTGTTCCAAATAAATAG
- the ltrA gene encoding group II intron reverse transcriptase/maturase, producing MKVTESGNLKHRQLRKGDYLQRVSAEQKEYAEVCAPPKMTETDNTNTNEQTEGLLEQILSTENLNQAYRQVKRNKGAGGIDGMQVDELLPFLKEHKEELLQSLRDGQYRPKPVRRVEVPKENGKTRKLGIPTVLDRLIQQAITQALSPIFEKQFSDNSFGFRPNRSAHGALRRCQTYITAGYRYVADMDLEKYFDTVNQSKLIQILSETIKDGRVISLIHKFLKAGVMTNGMFEESPEGVPQGGPLSPLLGNIMLNECDHELIKRGHHFVRYADDMMIFCKSKKAAKRTIDHILPYIEGKLFLKVNREKTKVAHVNYVKFLGYSFYIYRGEGRLRIHPKSIQKLKDKIREVTGRSNGMGIEERRTKLNQVVRGWTNYFKPADAKKLLKELDEWMRSRIRMVTWKRWKKIRTRFKNLKKAGISKEQAWMWANTRKGYWRTAHSPILTRALSNERFKQVGYLSFSEYYSAK from the coding sequence ATGAAAGTTACTGAAAGTGGCAACCTAAAACACAGACAACTTCGAAAAGGAGACTATTTGCAAAGGGTATCTGCGGAACAGAAAGAGTATGCAGAAGTGTGTGCGCCCCCAAAGATGACTGAAACCGACAACACCAACACAAATGAGCAGACAGAAGGTTTGCTTGAGCAAATCCTTAGCACCGAGAATCTAAACCAGGCCTATAGGCAGGTTAAAAGAAACAAAGGCGCAGGTGGGATTGATGGTATGCAGGTAGATGAACTTCTACCCTTCCTAAAAGAACACAAGGAGGAACTCTTGCAATCCCTCCGGGACGGTCAATACCGTCCAAAACCCGTACGAAGGGTAGAAGTACCTAAAGAGAACGGAAAGACTAGAAAACTAGGAATACCCACCGTTTTGGACAGGCTAATCCAACAAGCGATAACTCAGGCTCTAAGTCCCATATTCGAGAAACAGTTCTCAGACAATAGCTTTGGATTCCGACCGAACCGCAGTGCACACGGTGCACTAAGAAGATGCCAAACCTATATTACAGCAGGTTACAGATATGTAGCCGATATGGACTTGGAGAAGTATTTCGATACGGTAAACCAAAGCAAGCTGATTCAGATTTTGTCGGAGACGATAAAAGATGGCCGGGTCATATCCCTGATTCACAAATTCCTGAAAGCAGGAGTTATGACCAACGGGATGTTTGAAGAAAGTCCAGAGGGTGTGCCACAGGGAGGCCCCCTAAGTCCGTTACTTGGCAACATAATGCTTAACGAGTGCGACCACGAGTTGATAAAGCGAGGACACCACTTTGTACGGTATGCAGATGATATGATGATTTTCTGCAAAAGTAAGAAGGCGGCAAAACGAACCATTGATCACATTCTCCCCTATATCGAAGGAAAACTGTTTCTAAAGGTAAATAGGGAGAAAACGAAGGTTGCTCATGTAAACTATGTCAAGTTTTTAGGATATAGCTTCTATATTTACAGGGGAGAAGGGCGCCTGAGAATCCATCCTAAGAGCATCCAGAAGCTTAAGGACAAAATCCGGGAAGTTACTGGGCGTAGCAATGGGATGGGAATCGAAGAGCGCAGAACTAAGCTCAATCAAGTGGTACGAGGCTGGACAAATTACTTCAAACCGGCAGATGCTAAGAAGCTACTCAAGGAACTGGATGAATGGATGAGAAGTCGTATACGAATGGTAACTTGGAAGCGATGGAAGAAAATCCGAACTCGGTTTAAAAACCTGAAGAAAGCAGGTATTAGCAAGGAACAAGCTTGGATGTGGGCAAATACAAGAAAAGGCTATTGGCGAACTGCCCATAGCCCTATTCTGACGAGAGCACTATCCAACGAGCGGTTTAAGCAAGTCGGATATCTTAGTTTTAGTGAATATTACTCTGCGAAATAA
- the pstC gene encoding phosphate ABC transporter permease subunit PstC: protein MNQAFEKLFIIFSIIFTVISVGLLFLAIIFITKESMLIFRDINFFEFISGLTWNPLAGEPVAVGILPMILATLYVSMVAVLISLPIGIGCALELAVLENERLKSVLTSILGVLAGIPSVIFGFVGLLVVVKFLEKRFMLAAGESILSGGIVLAVMVLPYIVSSATETMEKSYKKYKEMSLSLGVSKSYMLRTLILPNAKGAILTSMILAFSRAMGETMAVMMVIGNSPILPKLLGKGETIPALIALEIGTAGLGSLHYHALFTAGFVLMMFLMFLNALFYLIKKNMIENLE from the coding sequence ATGAATCAAGCATTTGAAAAGTTATTTATTATTTTCAGCATAATCTTTACGGTGATCTCCGTTGGCTTGCTTTTCCTAGCGATTATTTTTATTACCAAGGAAAGCATGCTAATTTTTCGAGACATTAATTTCTTTGAATTTATAAGTGGGCTAACCTGGAACCCCTTAGCCGGTGAACCAGTGGCTGTTGGAATTCTTCCTATGATTTTAGCGACCTTGTATGTCTCAATGGTTGCAGTGTTAATCTCTCTGCCGATTGGAATTGGCTGTGCCCTAGAATTAGCTGTCCTTGAAAACGAAAGGCTAAAAAGCGTTCTAACTTCAATTTTAGGGGTGTTAGCGGGAATACCTTCAGTTATTTTTGGCTTCGTCGGCCTCTTGGTTGTGGTGAAATTTCTTGAGAAAAGGTTCATGCTTGCCGCTGGTGAATCCATCCTTAGCGGTGGAATTGTCCTGGCAGTAATGGTTTTACCGTATATAGTTTCATCTGCCACAGAAACCATGGAAAAATCGTATAAGAAATATAAGGAAATGTCTTTAAGCTTGGGTGTTTCAAAAAGTTATATGTTAAGAACTTTAATTTTGCCAAATGCCAAAGGTGCAATTTTAACCTCGATGATCTTAGCCTTTTCCAGGGCGATGGGTGAAACGATGGCGGTGATGATGGTTATCGGAAATTCACCGATTCTTCCGAAACTGCTGGGGAAAGGTGAGACTATTCCAGCGCTCATCGCTTTGGAAATAGGGACGGCTGGTCTCGGCAGTTTACATTATCACGCTCTTTTTACGGCAGGTTTTGTACTGATGATGTTCCTCATGTTCCTAAATGCTCTGTTCTATCTAATTAAGAAGAACATGATTGAGAATCTCGAATGA
- a CDS encoding PstA family ABC transporter permease, giving the protein MNKTDFFMRCWTVLSAIISISLLIFLMSFVFIKAQGAINLNFILEKPAGFPVGSAGGIWPAIAGSLLVTLIASLFATILAFFAAVYVVFYCKNDRIKLVVNLIIQCIAGIPSIVLGLFGYAFLVIKLKLGLSILASGLTLAIMIFPFIQIRLQKLFLETDKQLLEASASLGINPSYTIINLLLPMYRKQILSIITLASGFAMGAAAPVMLTGCMMNAPVPESLASPFMSLPYHLYVLMGQGISLENAYGTAFVLMALVLILNLLAAVPTIIGMRGKR; this is encoded by the coding sequence ATGAATAAAACCGATTTCTTCATGAGGTGTTGGACTGTCTTAAGCGCCATTATCTCTATAAGCCTATTAATTTTTTTAATGAGTTTCGTTTTTATAAAAGCCCAAGGAGCCATAAACCTCAATTTTATTCTGGAAAAACCTGCGGGTTTTCCGGTGGGTTCTGCAGGAGGTATCTGGCCGGCCATAGCAGGCAGTCTGCTGGTTACGTTGATTGCCAGTCTCTTTGCCACGATCCTGGCCTTTTTTGCGGCAGTCTATGTCGTTTTTTATTGTAAGAATGATAGGATTAAGCTGGTCGTTAACCTGATTATTCAATGTATTGCCGGTATTCCTTCCATAGTATTGGGGCTCTTCGGTTATGCCTTTTTAGTCATTAAGCTAAAGCTTGGATTATCGATCCTTGCCTCTGGTCTAACTCTAGCTATTATGATTTTCCCTTTTATTCAAATCAGGCTGCAAAAACTATTTCTAGAAACCGACAAACAGCTGCTGGAAGCGTCGGCCTCTTTAGGAATCAACCCATCGTATACTATCATTAATTTGTTATTGCCTATGTATAGAAAACAGATTCTTTCGATCATCACCCTGGCTTCAGGTTTTGCGATGGGAGCCGCTGCTCCGGTTATGCTCACAGGATGCATGATGAATGCACCTGTGCCAGAGTCCCTAGCCTCGCCGTTCATGTCCTTGCCATATCACCTTTATGTTTTAATGGGGCAAGGAATCTCCTTAGAAAACGCTTATGGTACTGCTTTCGTTTTGATGGCTTTAGTTCTAATCCTTAATTTATTAGCAGCAGTACCCACTATAATAGGAATGAGAGGAAAGCGATGA
- a CDS encoding phosphate ABC transporter ATP-binding protein gives MKPHLMLKDLSVAIGDTGILKKVNLAIPQNKILAIIGPSGCGKTTLLRTLNRLIVEEKQARVSGEVLFKGKCIDQIPLAKLRTEIGLVFQHPTPFPMSIYNNLAYALKYHGVRGKSNLDRIIEAKLRLCGLYEEVKDHLTMSALKLSGGQQQRLSIARSLCVEPEVLLMDEPCSSLDIHNTKIIEDLIVKLSRQYTIVIVTHNLQQARRIADSTAFFLGGKLIEMNTTKAFFTNPQEEETNQYLQGLFG, from the coding sequence ATGAAACCTCATCTAATGCTTAAGGATTTGAGTGTCGCAATCGGGGATACGGGGATACTGAAGAAGGTTAATCTGGCCATTCCTCAAAATAAAATCTTAGCGATCATCGGGCCATCCGGTTGTGGGAAGACAACCTTGCTTAGAACTCTAAATAGACTTATTGTGGAAGAAAAGCAGGCGAGAGTATCTGGTGAGGTCCTCTTTAAGGGGAAGTGTATTGATCAGATACCTTTAGCAAAATTAAGGACGGAAATTGGCCTGGTTTTTCAACACCCCACGCCTTTTCCAATGTCGATTTATAATAATCTGGCCTATGCTCTGAAATACCATGGCGTAAGAGGCAAGAGCAACTTAGATAGAATTATCGAAGCTAAGTTAAGACTATGTGGACTTTATGAGGAAGTAAAGGATCATTTAACGATGTCTGCTTTAAAGCTTTCCGGTGGACAGCAACAAAGACTCAGTATCGCTCGCTCCCTATGTGTTGAACCTGAGGTCTTATTGATGGATGAACCATGTTCATCCCTTGATATCCATAATACTAAAATAATTGAGGACCTGATCGTGAAACTTTCCCGGCAGTATACAATCGTCATTGTTACTCATAATTTACAGCAAGCTAGAAGAATCGCCGACTCCACTGCCTTTTTTCTAGGAGGAAAGCTGATAGAGATGAACACCACAAAGGCGTTTTTCACAAACCCTCAGGAAGAAGAAACGAATCAATACCTGCAAGGATTATTTGGATAG
- a CDS encoding SDR family NAD(P)-dependent oxidoreductase, which yields MSETTTSNSNTDLSGIHIVVTGASSGIGLAMAEGLLRVGATVALASRPGVKLDNQVTRLKSSGLDAYGLPIDVRSETSIAEAVKWVQRIWGKLDVLVNNAGIGMQTVNKRFLVEPQPFFRITPDEFRNMIDTNLTGYFLVARGFTPLMIEQGHGKIINITTDHEDMRCKGFVPYGPSRAGAESLSYIMAEDLRPYGITVNMLLPGGLTDTGMIPVELKRQLKSPLLRPKVMVEPIIFLASSKSDGLTAERITAVEFSKI from the coding sequence ATGTCTGAAACAACTACTTCAAATTCCAATACTGATTTATCGGGAATCCATATAGTTGTGACTGGTGCCTCAAGCGGCATTGGGCTTGCGATGGCTGAAGGTCTTCTTCGTGTGGGGGCTACGGTGGCTTTGGCTTCAAGACCGGGAGTGAAATTGGATAATCAAGTTACCCGACTTAAATCCTCTGGTTTGGATGCATACGGATTGCCTATAGATGTTCGCTCGGAAACATCGATTGCAGAGGCCGTTAAATGGGTACAAAGAATATGGGGGAAGCTTGATGTTTTGGTCAATAACGCCGGAATTGGTATGCAAACTGTAAATAAGCGATTCCTGGTAGAACCACAACCATTTTTCCGGATTACCCCTGACGAATTCCGAAATATGATTGACACAAATCTCACGGGCTATTTTCTGGTGGCCCGTGGATTTACCCCACTTATGATTGAGCAGGGGCATGGAAAAATTATTAACATTACAACGGATCATGAAGACATGAGGTGCAAAGGCTTTGTACCCTATGGACCTTCTCGTGCCGGAGCTGAGTCTTTGTCATACATAATGGCAGAGGACCTCCGCCCATATGGAATCACGGTCAATATGCTGCTTCCCGGGGGATTGACAGACACCGGTATGATTCCGGTCGAGCTTAAACGCCAGCTTAAATCCCCTCTGCTGCGCCCAAAGGTTATGGTAGAACCCATTATTTTCTTAGCTTCCAGCAAGTCTGATGGTCTAACGGCTGAAAGAATAACCGCCGTTGAATTTTCCAAAATCTGA
- a CDS encoding rhodanese-like domain-containing protein, with protein MKRILYLFTVVILVCLLSLSGCSPLQSESDEKPIYQTISSENAKKRLDSEKGIILLDVRSEAEYAEKHIPGSLLIPVEAIETQAAEKLKDKDATIFVYCRSGNRSVIAAQALANMNYTDVYNLGGINSWPYATEATPLSTHSAEVTLTSEPQKAEPEEEVKSVEQTNRDEMQPSPKKATESPSPVSAPEPTPKQTPAPAPLPTPEPNPQINAEKQKMLDLINAERAKIGAAPLSADIKVMEVAQVKSGDMVKNNYFSHDSPSYGSPFDMLKKFGVTFQGAAENIALNSSIEAAHAALMKSEGHRINILNPSYIYIGIGISDSPKGKVVAQMFVKK; from the coding sequence TTGAAAAGAATCCTGTATTTATTTACCGTTGTAATATTGGTATGCTTACTAAGCCTATCAGGCTGTTCACCACTTCAATCTGAATCTGACGAGAAGCCCATCTATCAGACTATCTCCAGTGAAAATGCGAAGAAACGTTTAGATAGTGAAAAAGGAATCATTTTGCTGGATGTAAGGTCTGAGGCGGAATATGCTGAAAAACATATCCCTGGAAGTTTATTAATTCCAGTTGAGGCTATCGAGACACAGGCTGCCGAGAAGCTTAAGGACAAAGATGCCACCATATTCGTTTATTGTCGAAGCGGAAATCGAAGTGTGATTGCCGCTCAAGCACTTGCAAACATGAACTATACCGATGTCTACAATTTAGGGGGGATCAATAGCTGGCCTTATGCAACGGAAGCAACACCCCTTTCAACTCATTCGGCGGAAGTAACACTAACGAGTGAACCACAAAAAGCTGAACCTGAAGAAGAAGTAAAGTCTGTAGAACAAACAAATAGGGATGAGATGCAGCCATCTCCTAAAAAAGCGACTGAGTCCCCAAGTCCTGTATCCGCTCCAGAACCAACTCCTAAACAAACTCCGGCCCCCGCTCCCTTGCCAACGCCCGAACCGAACCCCCAGATAAATGCCGAAAAGCAAAAAATGTTGGATTTGATCAACGCTGAACGGGCTAAAATAGGAGCGGCACCATTAAGTGCAGATATAAAGGTCATGGAAGTTGCTCAAGTTAAATCAGGTGATATGGTCAAAAATAATTACTTTTCTCACGATTCTCCAAGTTATGGATCTCCTTTTGATATGCTGAAGAAATTCGGTGTCACGTTTCAGGGAGCCGCTGAAAACATTGCATTAAACTCTTCTATTGAAGCCGCGCATGCTGCATTAATGAAGTCAGAAGGGCATCGAATAAATATACTAAACCCGAGCTACATCTATATAGGAATTGGGATTTCAGACAGTCCAAAAGGAAAAGTTGTTGCGCAAATGTTTGTAAAAAAATAG